CTCATTCATAGGCGTCACTGACCATGTAATTCATAAGTGACGTGTTGTTCACTTTGGTTTGAACATCTGATAATCCTTACCAATTCAAATTGTCTCACTAGATTCACCTTTCATTAGAAGATTAACTGGAAATATATACAGAAATACACTTAATCACAAGTATAATTTCCTAAATTTTGTGACAAATACCATTGCTAAGCTTGTATTCGAATAATTACCAGTATTCAAATACTAGCTCAACCAAGCGATTTGAATGTTTGTTTCGGCTCCAGTTGATATATGATGTTTTGTGAATTGGTACATTTCATCGAAACTTGAGGTAATATATATACCTGAATATTATGTGCTTGTAGATTCTCCCTTTTAACTTAGTACTTTATCATATCACATTTTGacacaattattttgttgtttgtCATTCAGTTCTGAAATAAACTTGTAAGTTCAATGTTAGTAATGGTAGTGACACAGCATAAGTTGTTGTTCCTCTTCATAAGCTCCTAATTTTATGACAGTTTTTCAGCCCCATAGCAGCTAGTATTGAACCGATAGATATTACTGAGTGTgtcgttgttgttgttgttgtcctACAGATCAGTTTGGACTGGGAGAAGATAAATGCAAAGATTGCAATGGAAGCAGAAAAAGAGTCAGAGAAAACTTGAACTTTTAACTTTGAAACTTTTCATAATCATCAACATACATCACTTATGTATAGTGTCTAGTAGTCTACTGAATATAATTTGCTCCTATACAGTGGATCCTTGTTTTTCCAAGCCCCAGtgttctcaggcaatggtaaaagtgttctgATAAGTGAATTATTCAGAAGCCCATATGTTACACATTACAGACTAAGGTCTGttggaatactctaataggacatacAGTGTACTCAAACTGGAGAACACACAAAGGTGATGATTAATGTTGTAGTTAATCAATATCAGCTGATTGAATGACCTATGTAGGTTGTGGTAGGTTGAACAGCCATACAAAAGCTTACATAGCCTGGCTTGACAGGTTTTCATTCAAGGAGCATGTCAAAATTAAGAACTGGCCTTTACATTTTACAAGAAATTTAGCAGTGATATACCTCATTGCCTCTTTAATATGACCACCATATTTCAAGCATGGCTGACATGTATTCTAAAGGCCCCCACCATCATAGTTTCAGTCCATGTCAATTTCTAATACATCTAATTGTTCATCAATTTGTTGCTATCATTGTCTAGTTCATGCAACTCCCCAAGAACACATTTGCTATTGATGCTCACTGGAGTAGCTCAACAGCCAGACAACAAGTAGCTGGTGGTAAGAAGAGTTCAGAGTCTATGTTAGTGGTCACTAGTGATGGTGAATTGTGACATCCTTTATACATTGACGTGTAAGGATTATGGGTAAAAATATATTATCTGGTACCTATTGTCTCCTTGTATCATACCTCTGTTATTCATTTCTTTTTAACACCAATGTGAATTCTTTAAATTAATTGGTGTTTTCCATTAACCTTTGAAGTGGGTAATTATTTGGTTACTGAATGTTTTCATTATTTGTTGATATGAAATTAGCACATTCTATATGCTGATTGTACCATAACTTTCTGTTTTATTGTAGTGCAAATTTATcaccatacagtacaatagtactgtacatgtatattaaggACATCGAaggttactgtacatgtatattaaggACATCGAAGGTTTGGGGGCGATCTGTGGTATAATAACCCAAAAACCGCCacaatttttcctcacaatgacatgacagtattggttggataaaaccaagcccaaaagtgtcttcagatcgacccgaaacgtttgcgtcaagttactacagaatttagaaaaaaattattcaacagaattttctactgcctgtctgcctgcctgcctgcctgcctgcctgcctgcctgcctgcctgcctgcctgcctgcctgcctgcctgcctgcctgcctgcctgcctgcctgcctgcctgcctgcctgcctgcctgcctgcctgcctgcctgcctgcctgcctgcctgcctgcctgcctgcctgcctgcctgcctgcctgcctgcctgcctgcctgcctgcctgcctgcctgcctgcctgcctgcctgacgtcttcagtcaagcgtagcggaaaagtggctacagctacagcccaaatttttttcacagaaacgtttctagttcacttaagaaaaaaacctttggtatattgataagcatacaatgcttgtgctattgtgttaccttttatccttctttgccatggccatcagtcaaggttctaccgctgagtgttaatagactacagtatggcttccataccagtgtatattgcatcaaactattcgaatacacgtggtcgccagTTACACCAAAAACACGCGTACGTGActcactgttgatatcgatcacaGAGAGCAActctatatagcaatgtgtaagtctatagtttatttagtaacagtaggtcatccaggtcctgctttacagattattcgggtctgacctcatgtgctaaattaaatgtggacatgtTACTACATGTCATAGCATAGcactgcttctttcgtgagccacgcccacttacataaattactgtctgtagacataatatggtagccacgcccatccATCAGTCCGTATGTaagcacgaatccacgtccattattgtctgcaggcttatgtggagccacgcccactgatcagttgttattgtatgagtcataatctagtacaatagtgctgtgagtaactcagcagatatttagtggtcatgagcttgcaaacaaacaagtataagaatgcacagtagggatattcacttcttattgttttacagtatttggacattacgtactatgatccagcttgtttcagtactttttattgcagcattatacactatCCCTAATCTactttaaaattccaatttttttcttatacttgttttcaTAAACATTGATCAGAATGTTTCATTGTACCTCTTTCTCACCAAGTGTTTTTCACCTAAAGCAATTGTACCTATTATAGGATGTATCAATGTTCTTGTGTAGTGTTATGTAGTTGTAACATTGAAACTCTAAATTATTGTTTATTCAGTTTTAGCAGTCTATAACCATCTTCATAATCCACTTAGGTCACAAATAAAACTTACATTATAAACTGTTTCAAACAAAGAATCAGAACACTATCCTATACATGGTAtgcttaattttttttctgccCTATGTTAATTAAGCTAAGTGAATGGATGgtgttttttttatttcaaAAACATGGCCTTCTCTCCAGGTACATGATATGCTGTATCATTTCAAGTACTCCGTGGAATTGCTTTTGTTACTAAGGCCTTAAAGCTAAAGCCGTCAGTACAGGAAGTCAATCTTATAGTAATAAAACTGTTGAATGTAGAATAGATGTAGTCATAATACAAAGTGAATTGTGTGAATTTGTTCTTTCCATCTATGTATGTAGCCCCCAGGTATCTTGTAGTTGCTTTCACAGATCTCTGATGTCAGGCCTTTTTGTGATAATGTACCATGCAGTTTCTCACAATCATTGTCTCTTACAGGAAAGTTGATGTTCCTCTCCAAACTGGGTAGAGTTGAGAAGTCAGTTGAGGCTCACACTGGAGCTGTACTGGCAACAAGATGGTGTGAAGACTATACTGCTCTAGTAtctggtgtgtgtgtatgtgtgtacatgagtACAGTTGATTTCTGGTTGGTTGACTAGGGAAACAAAGCATTAAAAATCACGTCTGTGAAAGTAACCAATGAGATCTGTagccttcagtttaaactagTTCCGTCCGCCTGgcataaaatttcattggttattgaACTGTTGGTTATTTGTACTCACGTGATATTCTTGCATTGGCCTACATGGACAACCAACCTAAAATAGACtgtatatgtgtagtgtgtgtatgtttccTTTTGGGTGTGTGTATATTTGTGTAGTCCATGTGATATGTAACCTTTGTGACATTCTTGTGGTTTGTGTCTTTTGTGTAAAGTACCAATCAGGTGGTCATCTATCAAAAGTGAAAGCCAATACCTTCCTTTTTTGATAGACCAATAGGGTTTAATAACAGTGTGGGTATAATTGTGTGTGTCATTGAGCTTAGGCACGCATATACTGGAAGAATGTATGCTTATATATATAGGCGCTTGTTACGTGTATATATTAGAGCTGGAACAAAGGTTAAATTTTACATCATGATTTTATCCATGATATTTGCATGCTTCCAAAAAGCACATGACTTTGACTGATTGCACATGGCAGTATCCATGGTTACAAAGCTTTCGAGGGGTAAAACCACTTTAAGGTTACACCTCCAAAGGTTTCGAAGCCTCAAAATCTTTTTTCCAGCCCTAACACTTATATCATGTTTATTCATCTGTAACTTTCCCAGTTAAAATGCTTCATCGAGTAAGATTATTACTACCTGTAAATTGTGCACTTAAATGATTTAATAAGTACATgttttttagcaggtcaagtgCTACTTCAAATGAGCCAAATTCCCATTCATGAGATATTAAATGCAACCGGATCTgtaagaatcccacatgtttgAGCATGTAGATTCTTTTATTATTACATTTAGATACATCAAGTAAAGTTTAGCCATAGAAGTAATAGAAGCAGGTTAGGTAGGagctacagtgctacaaagtagtaacaacagaaAGGTAAATTGTACAGTAGTAATAAATACAGAATATAAACTACAAGTGTTTAATTCAATGGTTATAACTTACAGGCTGTATGAATGTAGTCTTACATGTTATGAAACAGAGAAAATTTATATGGAAATTTGTCAATTGAGTTTGCTGATCATTTCAATAGCCTTCTTGGGGTGCTTGTTACATATCAAAATATTACACTATCTACCAAATTCTATTGAGAGTTAAATCACTAAGTATTTCTCTCCTAAACCTTGCATCCAGATTAATTTTCCCACTGATTTGTTTAAAACCCTTTGGCCCCTAAGTTAATAATAAAAAGTGTCCCGTTAAATGCgaaagccactatagtggctcttGTTACATGCATATGTTCAAACGTATATATCTCGTAAACTAAATATCCTATGAATATACGGTTTGAACCACATTACTCTACGGTTAATGGATATTATCCTCCAAACATTGTAGCACAATTGACTGTGATGTAAGCCGAATATGCATTTGAAAGAATTTTTGGTAGTAGTTTAACACAAACCATGAAGAAATAGGTGGTTCCTACatggattgatttcagaggcacttctcttactgtactgttctttattggtaatgctgtataatggatAGAACATAGCTACCTGAAACGAAGTGGAATGACCACTTAGTATATTTGGTAATCAGGATGCACGTTTACCATAGTGGTCacagagatgcttcttgtatTGCTCTTCATTTCTAATGCTGTTTAACAGGTGGAACCAAGCTGAAAATGAAATCAGATAGTCACATTGTTGTCCAGTAAATTATTCATAGTGAAGGTGTTTAATTacttttttaaaccaggcgcacgcccacagccggccgaaggccggctgtgggcgtacgcctggtttactgaaattgttttcgtaatagtgtgtgtgtgtacctatctatctacctatctacctatgtttgtccgtacgcacccacgtgagcaaaatcgtttaataacggtaaaagcagcataagaagtaaaagtgaaatgaagtctgtattaaacttttgcacaagtgaactttgctctgaggtggtttcttttcggcggactgaaatacgggtgtggtgactttcctcagactaccttccccttgaggttttcaggcatttagcaactgaaaaacaacggtgcaggcctcgtacactgccaggaatagcctaccgcttcgagttgaaagggggcgtatcccttacgtacgcaaacgaaaatgaagagtagctttgaggctttgtcgagagaatgtgtgggaaaaaacacgttagtcacactgtaaaacagtttagaagatagttttgtgcgtaatatgttggtaaaagcggtttatttaacaaacgcttccttagcagtgcatagcaacgtaattgaacgaattacgaatatttcatgaattacgaaatacgagaaatagctaattatattattgcacaacccaaactaccctattataaagtagtaatacatagttggttaattcatagttgtatatactgtctatagttatttcagatgagttagctagctgcatggcgcctggtttttagaagtagcacaacatcaacttgttataatACCCCTAGCTGGTGCTATTCTTTCCTATGATACAGTTTACCAGTCATCAGTTATGTTCTtaaagttaacaaataagtacaagGATATTTTAGAAAAATTACATTTGAGTTGgggtcatagaaataaaaagtaatgaaacaagtgaGGTCAAATAATATTACCATGATATCAATATTATCACATACAAGAGAGTGTAAATAAACatgagattaaatgtccattatatAACTACAGGTGTAGATGTTTTCACTATAATTTGGATAATACATTATTGTTGTAGTCTCACATATCCTTATTCTCTTGAGCATAAATTATTGGTAGATTACATAATGACAATAGTACAAAACACATATTGTTACCCATAACTTGAACACTCATACAAGAAAGTAGGCACAAAGAAAGGTAAAAGGAACTTTAAATCATTCATTTGTCAATACAGTGTTCTATGTATACCTACTCATTGTATAGAATGTTATGTAATACATTTGCTGTATTTGCTACAGTATAAAGCAAAATATTTGGCCTTAGTGACATCTTTTGATACAGTAGTTTATAACATTGGATGTATTTATTTTAAACTACACTTAATTGACTGAAGGGAATGAAACATTATGtgtatgttaaagcatagccgcgagtgctatatacAAAATTAAGTACGAGGCGCATGGCCGAGTAGTATCAattgtgctttattgcccacaaagagtgctttattgaacgaataaagcactctttgtggtcgatgaagcactgATAgtcggctgagagtgtactttatgaaatttaaagtacactttttcctttgatctcgcccacgctaAGTTCTATAAAGTCAGTTAATTAATAATTGTTAATTTGGTGAAATAATAAAGCTCCTAGTTTTGAGGGTACATTTTTGTACTCAAGTGATATCATTATGACACATACGTAATTGTTTTAAAACAATACTTTGGTGAGAAAATGACTAATCTTTGTAGTGACGTATTCTGTTAAGCCTTGCAATACACCCACGTATGTAAATACGTTGCTATTTCATATTTGTACAGTTGGAGAAGATGGTCAAGTTAAAGTGTGgtcacattcactgatgttacAATCCACACTAGTCCAGAGCTCCAGTCCAGTTTACTCAGTCTCATGGTCACCAGACAGTTCTCAGTTACTCTATACTAGTGGTAAACATCTGATAATTCAATCACTACAACCATCTAGCAAGTCACTACAGTGGAAAGCTCATGATGGACTAATACCGGCTGTTGACTGGAGTTTGTTAGGCAACCTGATTATATCTGGTGGTGAAGATAGGAAGTATAGGGTGTGAagattgtgtacatgtgtgcgtgcgtgcgtgcgtgcgtgcgtgcgtgcgtgatcCATGAGCACAAAGTgtgttttcatgtttacttactCACATTGCTAACCAGctgttaatggggacctggtgttaatgGTCTACCTGTTGGGTACCTGATATTAGCAAACCCTTACAAAAATTTAGTCCTGGTACAGGCATGCaattagctgtttttgtatgttaGCAGGCCTGTGACCTGCTCTATTGTGTACAACAGGCTTATGttgcattttatacaggcctgtATTATAAACTGGTAACAAGCCTGTAAAATAGTCAAATCCTGTGGCAGGCTTGTAAAGATTCATTCATTTTGAGGTGTGGATGTAACGTCCTGTACCAGGCCTGTGCTAACTGATACAGACCTGTAAACGCTATTACATTTCgaatcccacaatgaaaagttTACTTGTTAGTaagattataaatacaaaatgaaaCCTTTAACATAATAGGAAGATGGAGTGGCAAGTTAGTCAGTGTGGTGTAATATATAACTAGTCAACACTGCAGGGAACTTGGAAATTTACAATGTGGGCTAGTTAGTATAGTAACTAAACAATACAGTAACCAGTAGCAACAGTGGTTACCATAGCAACaaattacatgtatgtgttCCAGGCTTGttgtacaattttttttgcaggATACCCTAGTCGTTGATTGTGACATGCCTGTAAATTGAAATTGCATACCTTCCACAATACTATTACCATCCTGCTAGACAGGCCTGCCCCAGGAATGGTACAACAGTGTAATCTAGAATACAGTGCTGTGACAGGCCAGTGACATTATAACATTGACAGGCTTGCAGAAGGCTGGTAACAAGCAATAATTTTTATAATGGAATGCCAATTTTTCATGGTTCACATGGTCGGTGAGACTCTGgttgcccacaccttcacctgtgagacatccTGCAGAGTGTTCATTGTCCACACTGTCTAGTAGCACACTTTTATTTgttctttttgtgtgtgtgtagtgtgtgctcaTGTTACTGTGTACATACATGGATACTATATAAAGCAGTCTGTTATACATTACTACTGTCTGTTATCTGGATCTGTTAGGTGTGGGACAGTTATGGTCGTAATTTGTACACATCTGGTCTCCATGACTCACCAATTGCATCCCTATCATGGGCTCCCAGTGGTGAGATGTTTGCTGTGGGAGCTTTCAACACCATCAGGTTGTGTGACCGTACTGGGATGAGTAATATTGAGTATAGAGCAAACAACTGGATTGTATGTATGGTGTACCTTGATAATTAAGCATCTCTGTGATCCTTATTATGTAGTTATTGAATTCTGTAACCTTCAGTGATTAAATTGTTCTTGTCATATTATGGGCACTTGGAGTTAATGCAATCTTAACAATGTTTATTTGGCCATATTGTTTTACTAGTGGTCCTATAGTCTGGATAAACCAGATTCAGGTACACTGTTCTCTTTATCTTGGACTATGGATAGTACACAATTGGCTGCTGGGTGTGCTGATGGTAGAGTGATCTTTGCCCATGTGGTTGACAGGTAAGTTAGCTATCCATCTTTGTGTTTGTAATATGAGTAgctctgtgtgtttgtgtgtgtgtgtgtgtgtgtgtgtgtgtgtgtgtgtgtgtgtgtgtgtgtgtgtgtgtgtgtgtgtgtgtgtgtgtgtgagcatgtGTGCGCGTGCATGTTTGTACGCATGTAGTAATGTACAATTTAGCAGTGTAATTCTTCCCTCATCCTGCTAGGCAGTTGGAGTGGAAGAACTGGTGTGCTACAGTGAACACTGACCATACTATAGATATGGTGGACATCTCAAATGAGTCGGCTGAACACTTGGAGTTTCCTGAACGCGTTGTCCGAGCCTCTCTTGGTTGGGTCATCTCGTAGTCACCACACCAACACAGTGTTACATCTACAAGTAAGAGTATTATGTTGTAATAGATGAGTTCCATGGTAACAAATGCATTACCAgctacctgaattgttgttccTTCACATACAGAGATAAGGTATGGGGTGAATTTAAATCTaatatatctcatgacctacatgtgaccatctcagcaaaaacccacctagtttgcacaacttctGAATTTTTTCCTCAGCACTATATTCTAGTGTCCAAGGAAAGGATCGTTAAAGTTTCATCCTATATAGCGCTAGACaataggaagagcaaggaaattgatttgtacagtggttatatactgaaaataaactacaggtgtgtacattggcagccataacttctgtttgtatTAGTCTACAGTGTTGAGATTTGGCTTAAAAGTGCCACCATGGATAGGCAAATCAACCAAGGTGTTTAGTTTtcaccctgtagtcacttgtgcatataCATATACCTGGGAAACATTGTGGTAGTGCTGGACTAACCTGTTATGTACAAGATATACAataattgtgttgtgtagttcTCGTAGCTGGAATACACCAGTGACTATGGACCTTAAAGGAGGTTTGGTGATACTTATTCAACAAGCAGAACGGTTAGTGTTCCATTACAAGTGCTAACATGTTACTACACACTTGTAGACATTTCTTGTTGGTGGATAGTGTGAGTGGCCTACAGTTGATCTCTTATGAGGTGTGGTGGATAAATAACAATTTATGAGGTTGAATTGTTTTGTATTAACAGGGTCGTCACATTTGCTCCATCAAACAACTTGGTTTACTACCAGACTGACTCAACCCTCACACAGTGACTGTGTGTAATGACACAGTGTGTATTCTAGATCAGAAGGATGAGAAAAGTTAGTTGTGTTATATCATCTGTACTAGTGTATTTAATAGTATTAATTTGAGGGATCTATCCACTAATAAAAGAGCTGAttgtatactgtagctactcTATCAATTTACCTCCATTGCAATATCTTGGTCTCAAGTTAAAGCAGTTCTGTGCAATAAAATTGCTGGTCAAGGAGCTCATATTTTGTAGTGAAATTTGTTACAATAAATGAGGCTATCCATTACATCCTTTCATagtagcaagagtatataatgtgggagggagagtgtcgaactacGCTATAgcctgtgaaaaatgagcccgttaAGTGTTTCCGGATATTTACGGATGCCTACGTGTATTTACGTAATCTCGACTGGTGTTGATAGGCACGAATCGACACGTCTATGTCAAGGCGGCTAAGACCTCATGGCCGCAAGAACCAAAGTGAACGATGGCTGAAACCCCTTCGAGACATACAGTGGTTCAGCAAATGGTTGAAATGTCCAGTGATATTGAACGGGAAATCGATTATGAGTTGCAAGATGGCATCGCCGGTGACAGTAAAGGGACTGAAGCGAGAGCAGTAAGTGAAGAACGAGGTGAAGGAGTGCCTGGAGAGGAGAACAACGGTCCTGTAGAGATTGGGGAGGTGGATCGAGCGGAACATGAGCTTTTTCATCACGAAGTGTGCGAGCTGGGGACCAATGATTTTCCGGATCTGTGTTTTGTTAAAGCACAAGACGACGCAGGGAACTCTATGGTAGTGATAACTCAGCAAACACTGATGTTTCACCGTCCATTTGGCTTTACTTCGCGAGTCCAAGTAACCATCAGGGGAATGGAGTACGAAGTTCATGTGATGATGAAGAAACTGATTTCAGGTACCTTGAAGTCTGTCAGGGATGTGAAGGAATTGTGCCGTCAATTTCGTGCTGGCTCTGGATACAAATTTTGTCCTGGTATTGACCCAAAGTATTACAACTCGCATTATTTTGAAACTATCCGCTTTGATATTAAAAGTGTGAGGAAAACTGCAGAGCCTTTTGCCCGAGTAGACTCAGTAAACTGCAAGCTATGGTTTTTGCTGGCCAGCAATGCAACTGCAGCTGAAAAAGCATCTATGGAAGTTAACTGTGCTGCTTGTAAGAGGCTAATCCACTATTTGAATTGCCAAAGACGCCGTACTTTAGCAGAAAGCCCTAGTCGAAAGCTGAAAAGGCAATTGTCATCATCACGGGCCAGGCTTTCATATATGTCTCCAGCTAGCCAGAATAAGAGAAAATGCCATGCGCAAAGTGAGAGATCCAATTTATTACGAAAGTTGGAAAAGTGTTCCGAGTCAGATGTAACGTTGAATGATGAACAACATGACGAGATGTGTGCTATTGTGGAGAGTATTAGGACTGAAGAGTTGGAAAAGATTTTACTTGAAGGTAGTGAACACGGAGTTGGTGATTTAATGAAGGAGATCTGGTACACTGATAGTAAGCGTCAGAAGCAGCAGTTCCTGCATGATCAGTCCAAGAATGGTAAGCTTTACAGTACTGTTTAAttgattatattattattatatgattGTTTGTCAGTTTCTGGAGA
This portion of the Dysidea avara chromosome 12, odDysAvar1.4, whole genome shotgun sequence genome encodes:
- the LOC136241848 gene encoding intraflagellar transport protein 80 homolog isoform X1 is translated as MQLPKNTFAIDAHWSSSTARQQVAGGKKSSESMLVVTSDGKLMFLSKLGRVEKSVEAHTGAVLATRWCEDYTALVSVGEDGQVKVWSHSLMLQSTLVQSSSPVYSVSWSPDSSQLLYTSGKHLIIQSLQPSSKSLQWKAHDGLIPAVDWSLLGNLIISGGEDRKYRVWDSYGRNLYTSGLHDSPIASLSWAPSGEMFAVGAFNTIRLCDRTGWSYSLDKPDSGTLFSLSWTMDSTQLAAGCADGRVIFAHVVDRQLEWKNWCATVNTDHTIDMVDISNESAEHLEFPERVVRASLGWVIS
- the LOC136241848 gene encoding intraflagellar transport protein 80 homolog isoform X3, translated to MQLPKNTFAIDAHWSSSTARQQVAGGKKSSESMLVVTSDGKLMFLSKLGRVEKSVEAHTGAVLATRWCEDYTALVSVGEDGQVKVWSHSLMLQSTLVQSSSPVYSVSWSPDSSQLLYTSGKHLIIQSLQPSSKSLQWKAHDGLIPAVDWSLLGNLIISGGEDRKYRWSYSLDKPDSGTLFSLSWTMDSTQLAAGCADGRVIFAHVVDRQLEWKNWCATVNTDHTIDMVDISNESAEHLEFPERVVRASLGWVIS
- the LOC136241848 gene encoding intraflagellar transport protein 80 homolog isoform X4 gives rise to the protein MQLPKNTFAIDAHWSSSTARQQVAGGKKSSESMLVVTSDGKLMFLSKLGRVEKSVEAHTGAVLATRWCEDYTALVSVGEDGQVKVWSHSLMLQSTLVQSSSPVYSVSWSPDSSQLLYTSGKHLIIQSLQPSSKSLQWKAHDGLIPAVDWSLLGNLIISGGEDRKYRVWDSYGRNLYTSGLHDSPIASLSWAPSGEMFAVGAFNTISGPIVWINQIQVHCSLYLGLWIVHNWLLGVLMVE
- the LOC136241848 gene encoding intraflagellar transport protein 80 homolog isoform X2, encoding MFLSKLGRVEKSVEAHTGAVLATRWCEDYTALVSVGEDGQVKVWSHSLMLQSTLVQSSSPVYSVSWSPDSSQLLYTSGKHLIIQSLQPSSKSLQWKAHDGLIPAVDWSLLGNLIISGGEDRKYRVWDSYGRNLYTSGLHDSPIASLSWAPSGEMFAVGAFNTIRLCDRTGWSYSLDKPDSGTLFSLSWTMDSTQLAAGCADGRVIFAHVVDRQLEWKNWCATVNTDHTIDMVDISNESAEHLEFPERVVRASLGWVIS